One window from the genome of Actinoplanes teichomyceticus ATCC 31121 encodes:
- a CDS encoding RHS repeat-associated core domain-containing protein, with the protein MTTSVNRALLFGMPVSLVAGLLSVTAPATPAVAAPAAAVSCPDELPDEHAALITARMCHGDVGIAGLTSATDRAVATPNGTVRLEHNFRPVRIKQGNVWKPIDTTLSFTADGRVAPKAAAAAVTFSAGGTAPMVTVAHGATSVGLASPVGALPAPRLSGDTATYADVLPGVDLELTADVDGYSQVLVVKNARAAANPKLRRLSFGLTGGGATLKTDPAGNLRATDKKGAVVLNGSTPLMWDATAQAARKAHTRTAPASPGASAPHARPRQVTMPAAVATGAVTITPNQQVLTGPDTVYPVYIDPGLTVNRAGYAVVSSASPDTTFWNIPDDAYVGSWDGGVSKYRSFFSYDLTGSPLPGKFVTSATLNLTGTYASSCTPTPFEVWSTAVPSSTSTWNNQPDWYSKQSTSSTTLGGSAACPAGPVAMDVTSYLQAAAASGWNGMALGLRASDESDPNGWKRFANNPTLTLTYTDYPTAAELSTSPATPCTTGTNRPYLNTATPQLQARITDPEGAQVRAEFAWSTIGGTAIGSAQPTPGRASGQTQSTTVPAGAFANGGSYSWKVRGFDGTAWGPWSTPCEFTVDTAAPTTGPTVSSATYPADTWAGTTGTTGTFSFNAAGAADAAAYVYGLDADPATVVNAGTLGGSATISLTPAADGPHVLKVQTRDRAGNLSPITSYAFLVGTGAVTAPAAGTQTAGKVTLSGRSKSTSSGITYQWRRGDTDAWTTVPAGDVTTATGGAVTWPVATTGSGAYPNLVWNAAQTVNNAEAGPDPLNGPVQIRASFSGTTTGTSSGVSVTLDRNRSDAASTGVGPGEVNLLTGNYALTGVDVETISGLGLHRTFNSRRPADIDPLFGPGWISGIEAPDAGTYNKLTVTGGLAQVGLADGTSLGFTKKATTSTGATFTGQVGIGAYALTYTTTGDTYQLVEPSGDIVTFARQSSGVYTPTALTSAGLSTSAKISWETVTVNGATVTRPTAVLDTSSDGINCTTPVRGCRRLNLSYATATTATSSTPGDFVGRVKQVTLTAWDPALATPAMRTVVLTQYAYDSTGRLQAAWNPALDYLSAGVTTHVATKYTYNTDGTISTLTPAGEAPWQFTYTTVPGDTGAGRLYKVTRSAGSAGTSVETIVYNVKISGAGAPVDMAANAARWGQSVLPVDATAVYPGDIVPDGNPATGTLPTYSDDDRITVTYMDGDGRMINRMYPGGTLDATWYDSFGNVVRQLDPDNLAETLYAWDNDTAAAEAAVARRESTEYVYSADGQRLLESLAPERNVVLADWDSVRGRTHTTYAYDEGAPSGVVYNLVTTQTTSIRYVDNGASLDADKRVTARAYDWPTRELKSETIDPTGLALTTRYTYDSTSKQITSVTTPAGDATGTTPSTRRTVYYRTGTGSGYSECDNRPEWAGLACRVFTGGQPAGTELPTTVTTYDIFGQVRSTIEKNSTGTLRTTTYTTDGAGRRTDVEISSAVGTALEKRHIVYAPATGREAAVQTLNSSGTVTGAVTSAYDTLGRRISYTDADGNTSTTTYDLLSRPATINDGKGTQTLTYGASGEYRGRLTKVVDSQAGTFTATYNKTGEVIAETRPDGVTVNYQYDETGLDVGREYVMDDGSYLYYDYAGADAHGKNRWDASSFSNSGFGYDNAGRITDVRQDTLQGCALRTYTYDRNSNRTKRVSRGPDSAGLCQDSNPATTQSWSYDAADRLTSAGYSMDAFGRTLAVPAGDGTAGATGDTKLTYFTNDLTRTVTQGATQTTYVPDVVLERYRSHSTTTGGTTVNTVNHYSDETDSPAWVSEGSSYTRTIRGVVGFNGTYASATNQVEWPIVNLHGDVVAIHLAGAAGLVTTRVTDENGQSVTGAAAPRYGYLGAHQRATTNAGGLITMGVRLYNPATARFLSTDPVYGGNDNAYEYCRGDVVNCTDLSGMESEVTVPALYIYKPSLGSLHDFCTKAPDSYFRANFRGPCARHDMCYERPGKRKAYCDSTFHSHLMNNCRYAYGRFNPMRQSCYGIADKYYLAVVTFGDDDA; encoded by the coding sequence GTGACCACGTCGGTGAACCGGGCCCTGCTGTTCGGGATGCCCGTCTCCCTGGTCGCCGGCCTGCTCTCGGTGACCGCGCCGGCCACCCCCGCCGTTGCGGCGCCCGCGGCGGCGGTGTCCTGCCCCGATGAGCTGCCGGACGAGCACGCCGCGCTGATCACCGCGCGAATGTGTCACGGCGACGTCGGCATCGCCGGTCTGACTTCCGCCACCGACCGGGCCGTCGCCACCCCGAACGGCACCGTACGGCTGGAACACAATTTCCGCCCCGTCCGGATCAAGCAAGGCAACGTGTGGAAGCCGATCGACACCACACTGAGCTTCACCGCGGACGGCCGCGTCGCGCCGAAGGCAGCCGCCGCCGCGGTGACGTTCTCGGCCGGTGGCACCGCGCCGATGGTCACCGTCGCTCACGGCGCCACCTCGGTCGGACTCGCCTCGCCCGTCGGGGCGCTACCGGCTCCACGACTGTCCGGTGACACGGCCACGTACGCCGACGTCCTGCCCGGGGTGGACCTGGAGCTGACCGCGGACGTCGACGGGTACTCCCAGGTCCTCGTCGTCAAGAACGCCCGCGCGGCAGCCAACCCCAAGCTCCGCCGACTGTCCTTCGGCCTCACCGGAGGGGGCGCCACCCTCAAGACCGACCCGGCCGGGAACCTGCGCGCCACCGACAAGAAGGGCGCGGTCGTCCTGAACGGCAGCACCCCCCTGATGTGGGACGCCACCGCCCAGGCCGCGCGCAAGGCGCACACCCGTACCGCGCCCGCATCGCCGGGCGCCTCCGCCCCGCATGCCCGGCCGCGCCAGGTGACGATGCCTGCCGCGGTCGCCACCGGAGCGGTCACCATCACCCCGAACCAGCAGGTTCTCACCGGCCCCGACACGGTCTACCCGGTCTACATCGACCCCGGCCTGACCGTGAACCGGGCCGGGTACGCCGTCGTGAGTTCCGCCTCGCCCGACACGACGTTCTGGAACATCCCGGACGACGCCTACGTCGGTTCCTGGGACGGCGGGGTCAGCAAGTACCGGTCCTTCTTCTCGTACGACCTCACCGGCAGCCCTCTGCCCGGCAAGTTCGTGACCTCCGCCACGCTGAACCTCACCGGCACCTACGCGTCCAGCTGCACGCCGACGCCGTTCGAGGTGTGGTCCACCGCCGTGCCCAGCAGCACCAGCACCTGGAACAACCAGCCGGACTGGTACAGCAAGCAGTCCACGTCGTCGACCACCCTCGGTGGTTCTGCCGCCTGCCCGGCCGGCCCCGTCGCCATGGACGTCACCAGCTACCTGCAGGCCGCGGCGGCCAGCGGCTGGAACGGCATGGCCCTCGGCCTGCGCGCCAGCGACGAGTCCGACCCCAACGGGTGGAAGCGGTTCGCCAACAACCCGACCCTGACCCTGACCTACACCGACTACCCGACCGCCGCGGAGCTGTCGACGTCCCCGGCGACGCCGTGCACGACCGGCACGAACCGGCCGTACCTCAACACCGCCACGCCGCAGCTGCAGGCGCGCATCACCGACCCCGAGGGCGCCCAGGTGCGAGCGGAGTTCGCCTGGTCGACCATCGGCGGCACGGCCATCGGCAGTGCTCAGCCCACGCCGGGCCGGGCCTCCGGGCAGACCCAGTCCACGACGGTGCCCGCCGGGGCCTTCGCCAACGGCGGCAGCTACTCCTGGAAGGTCCGCGGCTTCGACGGCACCGCCTGGGGCCCCTGGTCGACGCCTTGTGAATTCACCGTCGACACCGCCGCACCCACCACCGGGCCCACCGTCTCCTCGGCCACCTACCCGGCCGACACCTGGGCCGGCACGACCGGCACCACCGGCACTTTCAGCTTCAACGCCGCCGGTGCCGCCGATGCCGCCGCCTACGTGTACGGCCTCGACGCCGACCCGGCCACCGTGGTCAACGCCGGCACGCTCGGCGGCAGCGCCACGATCAGCCTCACCCCGGCCGCGGACGGTCCGCACGTGCTGAAGGTGCAGACGCGCGACCGCGCCGGCAACCTGTCCCCGATCACGTCGTACGCCTTCCTGGTCGGCACCGGTGCGGTCACCGCCCCGGCGGCCGGTACGCAGACCGCCGGCAAGGTGACGCTGTCGGGCCGCAGCAAGAGCACCAGCTCCGGCATCACCTACCAGTGGCGCCGCGGTGACACGGACGCCTGGACCACCGTTCCGGCCGGCGACGTCACCACCGCCACCGGCGGCGCGGTCACCTGGCCGGTCGCCACCACCGGATCCGGCGCCTACCCGAACCTCGTCTGGAACGCCGCCCAGACCGTGAACAACGCCGAGGCCGGCCCGGACCCGCTCAACGGCCCGGTACAGATCCGCGCCTCGTTCTCGGGCACCACGACCGGTACGAGCTCCGGCGTCTCGGTGACCCTGGACCGCAACCGGTCCGATGCGGCCAGCACGGGCGTCGGCCCGGGCGAGGTCAACCTGCTGACCGGCAACTACGCGCTGACCGGTGTCGATGTCGAGACCATCAGTGGCCTGGGCCTGCACCGCACGTTCAACTCCCGGCGCCCGGCGGACATCGACCCGCTCTTCGGCCCCGGCTGGATCTCCGGCATCGAGGCGCCGGACGCCGGTACCTACAACAAGCTCACCGTGACCGGTGGCCTGGCCCAGGTCGGCCTGGCCGACGGCACCAGCCTTGGCTTCACCAAGAAGGCCACGACCAGCACCGGAGCCACCTTCACCGGGCAGGTCGGGATCGGGGCGTACGCCCTGACCTACACCACGACGGGTGACACCTACCAGCTCGTCGAGCCGTCCGGGGACATCGTCACGTTCGCCCGGCAGAGCAGCGGGGTCTACACCCCCACGGCGCTGACGTCCGCCGGTCTCAGCACCAGTGCCAAGATCTCCTGGGAGACGGTGACCGTCAACGGCGCCACCGTGACCCGGCCCACGGCGGTCCTCGACACCTCGTCGGACGGGATCAACTGCACCACCCCGGTACGCGGCTGCCGGCGGCTGAACCTTTCCTACGCCACCGCTACGACCGCCACCAGCAGCACCCCCGGCGACTTCGTCGGACGGGTCAAGCAGGTCACCCTCACCGCCTGGGATCCCGCCCTGGCGACTCCGGCCATGCGTACCGTCGTGCTCACCCAGTACGCCTACGACAGCACCGGCCGTCTGCAGGCCGCCTGGAATCCGGCACTCGACTACCTCAGCGCCGGCGTCACGACCCACGTGGCGACCAAGTACACCTACAACACCGACGGGACGATCAGCACGCTGACCCCGGCCGGTGAAGCGCCCTGGCAGTTCACCTACACCACCGTTCCCGGCGACACCGGCGCCGGCCGGCTCTACAAGGTGACCCGCTCGGCGGGGTCCGCCGGCACCTCGGTGGAGACCATCGTCTACAACGTCAAGATCTCCGGGGCGGGCGCGCCGGTCGACATGGCCGCCAATGCCGCCCGCTGGGGCCAGAGCGTCCTCCCGGTCGACGCCACCGCCGTCTACCCGGGCGACATCGTCCCGGACGGCAACCCGGCCACCGGCACGCTGCCGACCTACTCCGACGACGACCGGATCACCGTCACCTACATGGACGGCGACGGCCGCATGATCAACCGGATGTACCCCGGCGGGACCCTCGACGCCACCTGGTACGACAGCTTCGGCAACGTCGTGCGGCAACTCGACCCGGACAACCTGGCCGAGACCCTGTACGCCTGGGACAACGACACCGCCGCCGCGGAAGCGGCAGTCGCCCGGCGCGAGTCGACCGAGTACGTCTACAGCGCTGACGGGCAGCGCCTGCTGGAGAGCCTGGCGCCGGAGCGCAACGTCGTGCTGGCCGACTGGGACTCGGTCCGCGGACGCACCCACACCACCTACGCCTATGACGAGGGCGCGCCCAGCGGCGTCGTCTACAACCTGGTCACCACGCAGACCACGTCGATCCGCTACGTCGACAACGGTGCGAGCCTGGACGCCGACAAACGCGTCACGGCCCGCGCCTACGACTGGCCGACGCGGGAGTTGAAGTCGGAGACGATCGACCCCACCGGCCTGGCGCTGACCACCCGCTACACCTACGACAGCACCAGCAAGCAGATCACCTCGGTCACGACACCGGCCGGTGACGCGACCGGGACCACACCGTCCACCCGCAGGACCGTCTACTACCGCACCGGCACCGGCAGCGGGTACAGCGAATGTGACAACCGCCCCGAGTGGGCCGGCCTGGCCTGCCGGGTGTTCACCGGGGGTCAGCCCGCCGGGACCGAGCTCCCCACGACCGTGACGACGTACGACATCTTCGGCCAGGTGCGCTCCACGATCGAGAAGAATTCGACCGGCACCCTGCGCACCACCACGTACACCACCGACGGCGCCGGCCGGCGCACCGACGTCGAGATCAGCTCCGCGGTGGGAACCGCGCTGGAGAAGCGGCACATCGTCTACGCGCCGGCCACCGGCCGGGAGGCGGCGGTGCAGACGCTCAACAGCAGCGGAACGGTCACCGGCGCGGTCACCTCGGCCTACGACACCCTCGGCCGGCGCATCTCGTACACCGACGCCGACGGGAACACCTCGACCACCACCTACGACCTGTTGTCACGACCGGCCACCATCAACGACGGCAAGGGCACGCAGACCCTGACCTACGGCGCCTCCGGCGAGTACCGCGGACGCCTCACGAAGGTCGTCGACAGCCAGGCCGGCACCTTCACCGCCACCTACAACAAGACCGGTGAGGTCATCGCCGAGACCCGGCCCGACGGCGTCACCGTCAACTACCAGTACGACGAGACCGGCCTGGACGTCGGCCGCGAATACGTCATGGACGACGGCTCCTACCTCTACTACGACTACGCCGGCGCCGACGCGCACGGGAAGAACCGCTGGGACGCCTCCAGCTTCAGCAACTCCGGCTTCGGCTACGACAACGCCGGCCGCATCACCGACGTCCGGCAGGACACCCTGCAGGGCTGCGCGCTGCGCACCTACACCTACGACAGGAACAGCAACCGTACGAAGCGGGTCAGCCGTGGCCCCGACAGCGCGGGCCTGTGCCAGGACAGCAACCCGGCCACCACGCAGAGCTGGTCGTACGATGCGGCGGACCGTCTCACGTCGGCGGGCTACAGCATGGACGCGTTCGGTCGCACGCTCGCCGTCCCGGCCGGGGACGGCACGGCCGGCGCGACCGGGGACACCAAGCTGACCTACTTCACCAACGACCTGACCCGCACCGTCACCCAGGGCGCCACCCAGACCACCTACGTCCCCGACGTCGTCCTGGAGCGCTACCGCAGCCACAGCACCACCACCGGCGGCACCACGGTGAACACCGTCAACCACTACAGCGACGAGACCGACAGCCCCGCGTGGGTCTCCGAGGGTTCCTCGTACACCCGCACCATCCGCGGCGTCGTCGGGTTCAACGGCACCTACGCCAGCGCCACCAACCAGGTGGAATGGCCGATCGTGAACCTGCACGGTGACGTGGTCGCCATCCACCTCGCCGGGGCCGCGGGCCTGGTCACCACCAGGGTCACCGATGAGAACGGGCAGTCGGTCACCGGCGCCGCAGCCCCGCGCTACGGCTACCTGGGCGCACACCAGCGCGCCACCACCAACGCCGGTGGCCTGATCACGATGGGCGTCCGGCTCTAC
- a CDS encoding MarR family winged helix-turn-helix transcriptional regulator yields the protein MASDHSASSAPGVPSLPPQQLATYFALMESVSLLQHQVDQHLRKEGAISYVQFQLLARLADAGGPLTMTQLADGVVYSRSGLTYQAGLLEKAGLITRDTYPDDERATLVTLTDDGAALFRRVLPGHIDAVRRLLFASLNDQDVQQLGDIMTRIRDQMRAHPPRSAAPRKRRTGRKASPPAAAGTD from the coding sequence ATGGCATCGGATCACTCCGCGAGCAGCGCCCCCGGCGTCCCCTCGCTCCCACCACAGCAGTTGGCGACCTACTTCGCCCTCATGGAGTCGGTCAGCCTGCTGCAACACCAGGTCGACCAGCACCTGCGCAAGGAAGGCGCGATCAGCTACGTGCAGTTCCAGCTGCTGGCCCGTCTCGCCGATGCCGGCGGACCGCTCACCATGACCCAGCTGGCCGACGGCGTCGTCTACAGCCGTAGCGGGCTCACCTACCAGGCCGGACTACTCGAGAAGGCCGGCCTCATCACTCGCGACACCTACCCCGACGACGAACGCGCCACCCTCGTCACCCTCACCGACGACGGCGCCGCCCTCTTCCGTCGTGTGCTGCCCGGCCACATCGACGCCGTCCGCCGCCTCCTGTTCGCCTCCCTCAACGATCAGGACGTCCAGCAACTCGGCGACATCATGACCCGCATCCGCGACCAGATGCGCGCCCATCCGCCCCGATCGGCCGCACCGCGCAAGCGGCGAACCGGTCGCAAAGCCTCGCCGCCGGCGGCAGCCGGGACGGACTGA